The following coding sequences lie in one Pseudarthrobacter phenanthrenivorans Sphe3 genomic window:
- a CDS encoding ABC transporter substrate-binding protein: MSQISRRQAIAILGALGFGATAAACAGPGGSTAPGGATGPAAPSTGAVTGKVSFAHWRGEDKAVFDELIKRFAAMHDGVEVAQDISTSNDYNAQALQKLRGGSIGDAFATFRGAQFKNFTDAGIYTELKDSKAVGNYQDGLLSAGKSGESQLGLPYQVVFPMPMANVDLFDKAGAELAPKDWDSFLAMCEKLASSGVIPLSWPGGDVGNGGQLFNCMIANNAPVDDMCAQIEQGKLKVTDDWFIKMLNQYKDMVPYLQPNATGTAVEPAQNLFSQGQAAMLATGSYHIAAVRGLGAQFPIELVFPNTSDGNGKYEGVYNATFILGVNSASKNQAAAAAWIDFLSEPENAAYYANQTAQHVAVKDVDYTNPDLKRLSPWLDKKTALAARFQFMNLDVRNAVEASATAVISGTSPEQAAEAAQKIVDERL; the protein is encoded by the coding sequence GTGAGTCAGATTTCACGCAGGCAGGCCATCGCAATCCTGGGGGCCCTGGGCTTCGGAGCCACCGCGGCAGCATGTGCCGGGCCAGGCGGTTCCACCGCTCCCGGCGGCGCCACGGGCCCTGCCGCACCGTCCACCGGAGCCGTCACCGGCAAGGTGTCCTTTGCCCACTGGCGCGGCGAGGACAAGGCGGTGTTCGACGAACTGATCAAGCGCTTCGCCGCGATGCACGACGGCGTGGAGGTTGCCCAGGACATTTCCACCTCCAACGACTACAACGCGCAGGCCCTGCAGAAACTGCGCGGCGGGTCCATCGGTGACGCGTTTGCCACCTTCCGCGGCGCCCAGTTCAAGAACTTCACCGACGCCGGCATCTACACCGAACTCAAGGACAGCAAGGCTGTAGGCAACTACCAGGACGGCCTGCTCTCGGCCGGCAAGTCCGGGGAGAGCCAGCTGGGCCTGCCGTACCAGGTGGTGTTCCCCATGCCCATGGCCAACGTGGACCTCTTCGACAAGGCCGGCGCCGAGCTTGCACCCAAGGACTGGGACTCCTTCCTGGCCATGTGCGAAAAGCTCGCCTCCTCGGGAGTCATCCCCCTCTCCTGGCCCGGCGGCGACGTTGGCAACGGCGGGCAGCTGTTCAACTGCATGATCGCCAACAACGCGCCCGTGGACGACATGTGCGCCCAGATTGAACAGGGCAAGCTGAAGGTCACCGACGACTGGTTCATCAAGATGCTCAACCAGTACAAGGACATGGTCCCGTACCTGCAGCCCAACGCCACCGGCACGGCCGTGGAACCTGCGCAGAACCTGTTCTCGCAGGGCCAGGCCGCCATGCTGGCCACCGGCTCGTACCACATCGCCGCAGTGCGGGGCCTGGGCGCCCAGTTCCCCATCGAGCTGGTGTTCCCCAACACCTCGGACGGCAACGGAAAGTACGAGGGCGTCTACAACGCCACGTTCATCCTGGGCGTGAACTCCGCCAGCAAGAACCAGGCCGCGGCAGCCGCGTGGATCGACTTCCTGTCCGAGCCGGAGAACGCCGCCTACTACGCCAACCAGACAGCGCAGCACGTTGCCGTGAAGGACGTGGACTACACCAACCCGGACCTCAAGCGGTTGAGCCCGTGGCTGGATAAGAAGACGGCCCTGGCGGCACGGTTCCAGTTCATGAACCTGGACGTCCGCAACGCCGTGGAAGCCAGCGCCACCGCCGTCATCTCCGGCACCAGCCCGGAGCAGGCAGCAGAGGCCGCCCAGAAGATTGTTGACGAACGGCTATGA
- a CDS encoding aldolase, protein MSPTDLSALQRPSGAFAMLAVDQREAMRNMFAEHTDQPVTDDDLRNFKLEAARILTPYASGILIDRQFALDQAIEAGVVDPGCGLIASADHFEPAHGELVGEVTIDRLVDPHKYKALGVKALKLLVLYRPDEPAEGRVEMVREFVDSCRSAGLISIIEPVSRKPLAGGDFDWNAGILAAAKELGSLGADLYKAEVPFKGQAPEAEVRAACAELTSAIDGPWVVLSSGVPEDVFPDAVRWACLEGASGFLSGRAVWASCIGAPDVVESLSTDAVRRLQRLCAVVDDVVSAQRTNA, encoded by the coding sequence ATGAGCCCCACAGACCTCTCCGCCCTCCAGCGTCCGTCCGGTGCGTTCGCGATGCTCGCCGTGGACCAGCGCGAAGCCATGCGCAACATGTTCGCCGAGCACACGGACCAGCCCGTCACCGACGATGACCTCCGCAACTTCAAGCTGGAGGCCGCCCGGATCCTCACCCCGTACGCCTCCGGCATCCTCATCGACCGCCAGTTCGCCCTGGACCAGGCCATCGAGGCCGGCGTGGTGGACCCCGGCTGCGGGCTGATCGCCTCCGCGGACCACTTCGAGCCCGCCCACGGCGAGCTGGTGGGTGAGGTGACCATCGACCGCCTGGTGGACCCCCACAAATACAAGGCACTGGGCGTGAAGGCCCTGAAGCTCCTGGTCCTGTACCGCCCGGACGAGCCAGCCGAAGGCCGGGTGGAGATGGTCCGCGAATTCGTGGACAGCTGCCGGTCCGCCGGGCTGATCAGCATCATCGAACCCGTCTCCCGCAAGCCCCTGGCCGGCGGCGACTTTGACTGGAACGCCGGCATCCTGGCAGCCGCCAAGGAGCTCGGCAGCCTGGGCGCAGACCTCTACAAGGCCGAGGTCCCGTTCAAGGGCCAGGCCCCCGAAGCCGAGGTCCGCGCCGCCTGCGCCGAACTGACCAGCGCCATTGACGGGCCCTGGGTGGTCCTCTCCTCCGGCGTCCCCGAGGACGTCTTCCCCGACGCCGTGCGGTGGGCCTGCCTGGAAGGCGCCAGCGGCTTCCTCTCCGGCCGCGCCGTCTGGGCCTCCTGCATCGGTGCGCCCGACGTCGTCGAATCCCTTTCCACTGATGCCGTCCGGCGGCTGCAGCGCCTCTGCGCCGTTGTGGACGACGTCGTCTCCGCCCAACGGACCAACGCGTAA
- a CDS encoding carbohydrate kinase family protein, giving the protein MHQPSSGTLLFVGCATLDAIALVQDYPAADSRTVASDFATAGGGPAATAAVAAARAGASTAFAGVLGTDEEGDRIISGLQAEGVDTSAVVRDAGVKTGASVIVVSKASESRAIVTRPVPPVSFPAGSRFHELLAAASWVHVDHLGWNAVASLPDFNPSTLNISVDAGNPIPAFNPRGIALYVPTIERLRAEYGADLSPAALLQKAVDDGASAVVATAGSDGAWVKDGAADAVHVPATPATIVSTLGAGDVYHGAILAAVAAGLPLVEAAAFAGRTASASCEGLDGRSAIPHQAITPALT; this is encoded by the coding sequence GTGCACCAACCGTCATCTGGAACCCTGCTCTTCGTAGGCTGCGCCACCCTTGACGCCATCGCCCTGGTCCAGGACTACCCCGCCGCGGACAGCCGCACCGTCGCCTCGGACTTCGCGACGGCGGGCGGCGGCCCTGCAGCTACGGCGGCCGTGGCAGCAGCGCGGGCAGGAGCCAGCACCGCCTTCGCAGGTGTCCTTGGCACCGACGAGGAAGGCGACCGCATCATCAGCGGCCTGCAGGCCGAGGGCGTGGATACGTCCGCGGTGGTCCGGGACGCCGGCGTCAAAACCGGCGCCAGCGTGATCGTGGTCAGCAAGGCATCGGAAAGCCGGGCCATTGTCACCCGCCCTGTCCCGCCGGTCAGCTTTCCCGCCGGCAGCCGCTTCCATGAACTGCTGGCGGCCGCATCCTGGGTCCATGTGGACCATCTGGGCTGGAACGCCGTTGCGTCCCTCCCGGACTTCAACCCGTCCACGCTGAACATCAGCGTGGACGCCGGCAACCCCATCCCCGCCTTCAACCCCCGGGGAATCGCCCTCTACGTGCCCACCATCGAACGGCTCCGCGCCGAGTACGGCGCGGACCTCTCCCCCGCGGCGCTGCTGCAGAAAGCAGTCGACGACGGCGCCTCCGCCGTCGTCGCCACCGCCGGCTCCGACGGTGCCTGGGTCAAGGACGGCGCTGCCGATGCCGTGCACGTCCCGGCAACACCCGCCACCATCGTCTCCACCCTCGGCGCCGGCGACGTGTACCACGGCGCCATCCTCGCCGCCGTCGCAGCCGGCCTCCCCCTCGTGGAAGCCGCCGCCTTCGCCGGCCGTACCGCCTCCGCCTCCTGCGAAGGCCTGGACGGCCGCTCCGCCATCCCGCACCAGGCCATCACGCCTGCCCTTACCTAA
- a CDS encoding Gfo/Idh/MocA family protein, with product MSLPSAEPVRTIRYGLIGAGHMAREHVRNLALIPGSRITAVSDPTPSSLAETVEEIGYEVQTFSSHQELLAAGLVDALVIASPNDTHLGILKDIFASGTNLPVLVEKPVCTTAEQADELEALAADYPAPVWVAMEYRYMPPVQEVIQAAHNGKLGNIYMLSIVEHRFPFLHKVDAWNRFAERTGGTLVEKCCHFFDLMRLILQDEPVRVYASGGHDVNHMDEVYDGRVSDMIDNAYVIVDFKGGRRAMLELSMFAEGSKFQERISIVGDAAKIETLIPVAANHWIPGDEAEATVEFSPRSPLGPEKHEVPVDEAVLAAGAHHGSTYYEHLGYRKAILGEGPVEVTVADGLQSVRMGLAAERSIVEGRPVELTNAGAGVRH from the coding sequence ATGTCATTGCCTTCTGCGGAACCGGTCCGGACGATTCGTTACGGCCTCATCGGGGCCGGCCACATGGCCCGCGAACACGTCCGCAACCTCGCCCTGATCCCCGGAAGCCGGATCACCGCAGTGTCCGATCCCACGCCGTCGTCCTTGGCGGAAACGGTGGAGGAGATCGGCTACGAGGTGCAGACCTTTTCCTCCCACCAGGAGCTGCTGGCCGCCGGCCTGGTGGATGCGCTGGTGATTGCCAGCCCCAACGACACGCATCTGGGCATCCTGAAGGACATCTTCGCCAGCGGGACCAACCTCCCCGTGCTGGTGGAGAAGCCTGTGTGCACCACCGCCGAGCAGGCGGACGAGCTCGAAGCCTTGGCTGCCGATTACCCGGCGCCGGTCTGGGTGGCCATGGAGTACCGCTACATGCCCCCGGTGCAGGAGGTCATCCAGGCCGCGCACAACGGCAAGCTGGGCAACATCTACATGCTGTCCATCGTGGAGCACCGCTTCCCGTTCCTGCACAAAGTGGATGCCTGGAACCGCTTCGCGGAGCGCACCGGTGGCACCCTGGTTGAAAAGTGCTGCCACTTCTTCGACCTGATGCGGCTGATCCTGCAGGACGAGCCGGTCCGGGTGTACGCCAGCGGCGGCCACGACGTTAACCACATGGATGAGGTGTACGACGGCCGGGTCTCGGACATGATCGACAACGCCTATGTGATCGTGGACTTCAAGGGCGGCCGCCGGGCCATGCTGGAGCTGTCCATGTTCGCCGAAGGGTCCAAGTTCCAGGAGCGGATCTCCATCGTTGGTGACGCCGCCAAGATCGAGACCCTTATTCCGGTTGCTGCCAACCACTGGATTCCCGGTGACGAAGCCGAGGCCACGGTGGAGTTCAGCCCGCGCTCGCCGCTGGGGCCGGAGAAGCATGAAGTTCCGGTGGACGAGGCAGTGCTTGCCGCCGGCGCCCACCACGGCTCCACCTACTACGAGCACCTGGGGTACCGGAAGGCCATCCTGGGCGAAGGGCCGGTGGAGGTGACCGTTGCGGACGGACTGCAGTCGGTCAGGATGGGCCTCGCGGCCGAGCGTTCCATTGTTGAAGGACGCCCCGTGGAGCTTACGAATGCCGGTGCCGGGGTACGTCACTAG
- a CDS encoding DeoR/GlpR family DNA-binding transcription regulator, whose amino-acid sequence MSTAREEAPLTPRQRTILDELGRRGFISTTDLAETFAVSDMTVRRDTRVLSKLGLVRVVHGGVSAIQGHGQNADFAARVREDADGKLRVARACVSMIGERDAIILDAGTTTYQIAQELPSTFTGTIITHSAPAIQRCLQLTAARTICLGGELLLDSQAFNGPMTVTAAAGLRAKTAFIGVSGIHDEAYYIERDVERATKIALMNSAEQVVVVATHQKMLRYALARLAAFDAVDVLVTDAPPPREIETALRAADVKLVVAA is encoded by the coding sequence ATGAGCACCGCACGGGAAGAGGCGCCGCTGACGCCGCGCCAGCGCACCATACTGGACGAGCTGGGCCGGCGCGGGTTCATTTCCACCACCGACCTGGCGGAAACCTTCGCCGTCTCGGACATGACGGTGCGCCGGGACACCCGGGTGCTGTCCAAGCTGGGACTGGTCCGGGTGGTCCACGGCGGGGTGAGCGCCATCCAGGGGCACGGGCAGAATGCGGACTTCGCGGCCCGTGTCCGGGAGGACGCGGACGGCAAGCTGCGGGTGGCGCGCGCCTGCGTGTCAATGATCGGGGAGCGGGACGCCATCATCCTGGACGCCGGGACCACCACGTACCAGATCGCCCAGGAGCTGCCCTCCACCTTTACGGGCACCATCATTACGCATTCGGCTCCGGCCATCCAGCGCTGCCTGCAGCTCACGGCTGCCCGCACCATCTGCCTGGGCGGTGAGCTGCTGCTGGACAGCCAGGCGTTCAACGGCCCCATGACGGTGACCGCCGCCGCCGGCCTGCGGGCCAAGACGGCGTTCATCGGCGTGAGCGGCATCCACGACGAGGCGTATTACATTGAGCGGGACGTGGAGCGTGCCACTAAGATCGCCCTCATGAACTCTGCGGAACAGGTGGTGGTGGTGGCAACCCACCAGAAGATGCTGCGGTATGCGCTGGCCCGGCTGGCGGCCTTTGACGCTGTGGACGTCCTGGTGACGGACGCGCCCCCGCCCCGGGAAATCGAGACCGCCCTGCGCGCCGCCGACGTGAAGCTCGTGGTGGCCGCGTGA
- a CDS encoding 2-hydroxyacid dehydrogenase → MSAPLRVSLPDQKLVDALEPAAGVEFFVWDFSGPAPADRLDMVVPPYMQGPEVLAALESVDIGLIQSQSIGYDGVEDVLPAGCVFANAAGVHETSTAELALGMMIASQRGMADFARNQASGIWDNSQRPSLADRRVLLVGYGGVGKAIEARLLPFETQVTRMASREREDAGGRIYGIDALYEQLPLHDIVVVSVPLSEQTRQLVDAKFLAAMPDGALLVNVARGPVADTDALLAEASSGRLRAALDVTDPEPLPADHPLWTTPGVLITPHVGGASSAMFPRMVRLIRKQIGLMLEGKEPVNVVLGGPSRG, encoded by the coding sequence GTGAGCGCCCCGCTGCGGGTGTCGTTGCCCGACCAGAAGCTGGTGGACGCGCTGGAGCCGGCTGCCGGCGTCGAGTTTTTCGTCTGGGACTTTTCCGGACCGGCTCCCGCTGACCGCCTGGACATGGTGGTGCCGCCGTACATGCAGGGGCCTGAGGTGCTGGCGGCGCTGGAGTCCGTGGACATCGGCCTCATCCAGAGCCAGTCCATCGGGTACGACGGCGTCGAGGACGTGCTGCCCGCAGGCTGCGTTTTCGCCAATGCGGCGGGGGTCCATGAGACGTCGACGGCGGAGCTCGCCCTGGGCATGATGATCGCCAGCCAGCGCGGCATGGCCGACTTCGCCCGCAACCAGGCCAGCGGCATATGGGACAACAGCCAGCGGCCCAGCCTGGCTGACCGGCGCGTGCTGCTGGTGGGCTACGGCGGAGTGGGCAAGGCCATCGAAGCCCGGCTGCTTCCGTTCGAGACGCAGGTGACCCGGATGGCCAGCCGTGAACGCGAGGACGCCGGCGGCAGGATTTACGGGATCGACGCACTGTATGAGCAGCTGCCGCTGCATGACATCGTGGTGGTCAGCGTGCCGCTCAGCGAACAGACCCGGCAGCTGGTGGACGCGAAGTTCCTGGCCGCGATGCCGGACGGGGCGCTGCTGGTGAACGTTGCCCGCGGCCCCGTGGCGGACACGGACGCGCTGCTGGCGGAGGCGTCGTCGGGCCGTTTGCGTGCCGCCCTGGACGTCACCGATCCGGAACCGCTGCCGGCGGACCATCCGCTGTGGACCACCCCCGGCGTGCTCATCACTCCGCACGTGGGCGGGGCCAGTTCGGCCATGTTCCCGCGGATGGTCCGGCTGATCCGGAAGCAGATCGGGCTGATGCTGGAAGGCAAGGAGCCGGTGAACGTTGTGCTGGGCGGCCCGTCCCGGGGTTAG
- a CDS encoding MFS transporter, whose amino-acid sequence MSAMFRALENRNYRIWASGALVSNIGTWMQRVAQDWLVLTVLTNYSGAAVGITTGLQFLPMLLLGPYGGVLADRYRKRVILLWTQVAMGLTGLALGLLVVTGTAQLWHAYAAALCLGIASAIDAPSRQAFVSELVGQENISNAVALNSASFNTARLTGPAIAGVLIAWVGTGPVFLLNAASFAAVIISLFQIRTSELAPAAAASRGKHQVAEGVRYVRNRPDLMLIMVLVGILGAFGMNFPIVNALMATTEFGVGPGEFGLLGSIMAVGTLAGALLAARRAGPRLRFLLGGALGLGAFTLLGAVSPSFWLYAAVLIPVGLASITFLNSCNTSIQLSVEPQFRGRVLALYLAVLQGGTAVGAPLMGWIGSEFGARWSVAAGGAVVLLAALAAVIVVSRRNSLRFRDHLRMVFRRRREPAI is encoded by the coding sequence ATGAGCGCCATGTTCCGGGCCCTGGAAAACCGCAACTACCGGATCTGGGCCAGCGGCGCCCTGGTGTCCAACATCGGTACCTGGATGCAGCGGGTGGCGCAGGACTGGCTGGTCCTGACCGTCCTTACCAACTACTCGGGGGCGGCGGTGGGCATCACCACCGGGCTGCAGTTCCTTCCCATGCTGCTCCTGGGACCGTATGGCGGGGTGCTCGCGGACCGGTACCGGAAACGCGTGATCCTGCTGTGGACGCAGGTGGCCATGGGCCTGACCGGCCTTGCCCTGGGACTCCTGGTGGTGACCGGCACCGCCCAGCTCTGGCACGCCTACGCTGCGGCCCTCTGCCTGGGCATCGCGAGCGCCATCGACGCCCCCTCCCGCCAGGCCTTCGTCTCGGAGCTGGTGGGGCAGGAGAACATCTCCAACGCGGTGGCCCTCAACTCGGCCTCCTTTAACACCGCCCGGCTGACGGGCCCCGCCATCGCCGGCGTGCTGATCGCCTGGGTGGGCACGGGCCCGGTCTTCCTGCTGAACGCCGCCAGCTTCGCCGCGGTGATCATCTCGCTGTTCCAGATCCGCACCTCCGAACTCGCCCCGGCGGCAGCGGCCAGCAGGGGTAAGCACCAGGTGGCTGAAGGCGTGCGGTACGTGCGCAACAGGCCGGACCTGATGCTGATCATGGTCCTGGTGGGGATCCTGGGCGCGTTCGGCATGAACTTCCCCATAGTCAACGCGCTGATGGCCACCACGGAGTTCGGGGTGGGCCCCGGTGAATTCGGGCTCCTCGGCTCCATCATGGCGGTAGGCACCCTGGCAGGCGCACTGCTCGCCGCGCGCCGGGCCGGTCCGCGGCTGCGGTTCCTGCTCGGCGGGGCACTGGGACTCGGTGCCTTTACGCTCCTTGGCGCCGTATCGCCGTCGTTCTGGCTGTACGCGGCCGTCCTGATCCCGGTGGGCCTGGCATCCATCACCTTCCTGAACAGCTGCAACACCAGCATCCAGCTATCCGTGGAACCCCAGTTCCGCGGACGCGTCCTGGCCCTCTACCTGGCCGTCCTCCAAGGCGGAACGGCTGTGGGGGCGCCGCTCATGGGGTGGATCGGGTCCGAGTTCGGGGCGCGCTGGTCCGTGGCTGCCGGCGGCGCAGTAGTCCTGCTGGCCGCCCTGGCCGCGGTCATCGTGGTCAGCAGGCGGAACAGCCTCCGCTTCCGGGACCACCTCCGGATGGTCTTCCGGCGCCGGCGCGAACCGGCAATCTAG
- a CDS encoding MarR family winged helix-turn-helix transcriptional regulator, which produces MTTTNSENTLAEPADADSLAIDLRTAVMRTSRRLRVEATGEIITPGQYTVLALLNGNGPSTLRALADSEHVQAPSMTRIVNALADQGFVSRAANPDDGRQVRVEITDAGRAVLAEARNQRTAWLAQRVAGLSEEDRQILSRAAHIMQEMSGK; this is translated from the coding sequence GTGACCACAACCAACAGCGAAAACACCCTTGCGGAGCCAGCCGATGCGGACAGCCTGGCCATCGACCTCCGCACCGCCGTGATGCGCACCTCGCGCCGGCTCCGCGTGGAGGCCACCGGCGAGATCATCACCCCCGGCCAGTACACCGTCCTGGCCCTCCTGAACGGCAACGGCCCCAGCACCCTCCGCGCCCTCGCTGACAGCGAGCACGTGCAGGCCCCCTCCATGACCCGGATCGTCAATGCCCTCGCCGACCAGGGCTTCGTTTCCAGGGCGGCGAACCCCGACGACGGCCGCCAGGTCCGCGTGGAGATTACCGACGCCGGCCGGGCCGTCCTGGCCGAAGCGCGGAACCAGCGCACGGCGTGGCTGGCGCAGCGGGTGGCCGGACTAAGCGAGGAGGACCGGCAGATCCTGAGCCGGGCCGCGCACATCATGCAGGAGATGAGCGGCAAATGA
- a CDS encoding iron chaperone yields the protein MGAVDDSLAAMSEPDRSSLQRVISIARGIAPDAEEGMSYGIPALRLDGKPLIGVAAAAKHLSIFPFSPEVVDAVAPRLEGYSLSKGTVRFTPGHPIPDEVVAEMVRLRMAEIRK from the coding sequence ATGGGTGCCGTTGACGATTCCCTCGCCGCCATGTCGGAGCCGGACCGAAGCTCCCTGCAGCGCGTCATCAGCATTGCGCGGGGCATCGCCCCGGACGCCGAGGAAGGGATGAGTTACGGGATCCCGGCCCTGAGGCTGGACGGCAAACCCCTGATCGGGGTGGCGGCCGCGGCCAAGCACCTGTCCATTTTTCCGTTCTCGCCAGAGGTGGTGGACGCCGTCGCCCCAAGGCTCGAAGGCTATTCCCTGTCCAAGGGCACCGTCCGGTTCACGCCGGGCCATCCCATTCCCGACGAGGTGGTGGCCGAGATGGTCCGGCTGCGCATGGCGGAAATCCGGAAGTAG
- a CDS encoding metallophosphoesterase family protein, with amino-acid sequence MTISIHQPSFSRRAALAAAGTLGALGAAVAAGTGATAAPGTKAPKPTLAFRPDGRFKVVQFNDTQDDEQTDRRTIELMDRTLDAEKPDFVVINGDVINGGCDTELQVRQALNHVVQPMESRQILWAITFGNHDEDSAARTGMTEARMLQFLQGYACNVNGDSTEGVTGTSNSLLLVQSSKSKDPAFGLWLIDTGRYAPDAIDGQDFEGYPDWDWVRMDQVTWYRNLSMATEQKYGRKIPSLVWGHIALHEHRNMWFASLDSRTDADHQRAVAKHRIVGERNEDECPGPFNSGLFNAFLERGDVRGYFVGHDHVNTYVGNYYGVELGYGPGTGFGAYGLPGAERNRLRGARVFELDENHEGIYKQTRLVFAKDFGIDLAANDQPITPLPL; translated from the coding sequence ATGACCATCAGTATCCACCAGCCCAGCTTCAGCAGGCGGGCCGCGCTGGCGGCCGCCGGAACCCTGGGGGCGCTGGGAGCAGCAGTGGCAGCGGGGACCGGTGCCACCGCCGCACCCGGGACCAAAGCGCCCAAGCCCACCCTCGCTTTCAGGCCGGACGGCCGGTTCAAGGTGGTGCAGTTCAACGACACCCAGGACGATGAGCAGACGGACCGCCGCACCATTGAACTGATGGACCGCACCCTTGACGCGGAAAAGCCGGACTTCGTGGTGATCAACGGTGACGTCATCAACGGCGGCTGCGACACCGAACTGCAGGTCAGGCAGGCCCTGAACCACGTGGTCCAGCCGATGGAAAGCCGCCAAATCCTCTGGGCCATCACCTTCGGCAACCACGATGAGGACTCCGCGGCCCGCACCGGCATGACGGAAGCCAGGATGCTGCAATTCCTCCAGGGCTACGCCTGCAACGTCAACGGTGATTCCACTGAAGGGGTCACCGGCACCTCCAACTCGCTGCTGCTGGTGCAGTCCTCCAAGTCCAAGGACCCAGCCTTCGGCCTGTGGCTCATCGACACCGGCCGCTACGCTCCGGATGCCATCGACGGGCAGGACTTCGAGGGGTACCCGGACTGGGACTGGGTACGCATGGACCAGGTCACCTGGTACCGCAACCTCTCCATGGCCACCGAGCAGAAATACGGGCGGAAGATCCCCTCCCTCGTGTGGGGACACATCGCCCTGCACGAGCACCGCAACATGTGGTTTGCCAGCCTCGACTCACGGACTGACGCGGATCACCAGCGCGCCGTGGCCAAGCACAGGATCGTGGGCGAGCGGAACGAGGACGAGTGCCCGGGCCCGTTCAACTCCGGCCTGTTCAACGCGTTCCTGGAGCGCGGGGACGTCCGCGGCTATTTCGTGGGGCACGACCACGTCAACACCTACGTGGGCAACTACTATGGCGTCGAGCTGGGCTACGGCCCGGGGACGGGCTTCGGCGCGTACGGGCTTCCGGGGGCCGAGCGGAACCGCCTGCGCGGCGCGCGCGTCTTCGAACTCGACGAGAACCACGAAGGCATCTACAAGCAGACCAGGCTGGTGTTCGCCAAGGACTTCGGGATTGACCTGGCCGCGAACGACCAGCCGATTACTCCGCTGCCCCTGTAA
- a CDS encoding mycothiol transferase translates to MKANELLLDSFGRIRETVETTLEGLDGGALVRRPGGTGNSIAWLIWHLARVEDVQVADAAGLEQVWTSQDFVARFGLPLSRDDTGYGHSSKQVDAVTAPRELLLQYYDAVHQQTVQFVKTIRDADLDRIVDTRWDPPVTLGVRLVSTIADCLQHVGQAAYAKGLRAAQGE, encoded by the coding sequence ATGAAAGCCAACGAACTGCTGCTGGACTCTTTCGGCAGGATCCGGGAAACAGTGGAAACCACGCTGGAGGGGCTCGACGGCGGAGCCTTGGTCCGCCGTCCCGGCGGCACCGGCAATTCGATCGCCTGGCTCATCTGGCACCTGGCACGGGTGGAGGATGTGCAGGTGGCGGACGCGGCAGGCCTGGAACAGGTGTGGACGTCGCAGGACTTCGTGGCCCGCTTCGGCCTGCCGCTGTCCCGGGACGACACCGGTTACGGCCATTCGAGCAAGCAGGTGGACGCGGTGACGGCGCCGCGGGAACTGCTGCTGCAGTACTACGACGCCGTCCACCAGCAGACCGTGCAGTTCGTAAAGACCATCCGCGACGCGGACCTTGACCGCATCGTGGACACCCGCTGGGACCCGCCCGTCACCCTCGGCGTGCGGCTTGTCAGCACCATCGCCGACTGCCTGCAGCACGTGGGACAGGCCGCGTATGCGAAGGGATTGAGGGCCGCCCAGGGCGAATAG
- a CDS encoding VOC family protein, with protein MLKDSAIMAVLPAKDIERAKEFYRDKLGLEPSESIDNDNLMYRCGKGTGFLLYRTDNAGTAKNTQMGWEVDNIEREMEELRSRGVQFEEYDFPGLKTENGIATDSWGKGAWFLDTEGNILNLSQRA; from the coding sequence ATGCTCAAAGATTCGGCAATCATGGCCGTCCTTCCCGCGAAGGATATTGAAAGGGCGAAGGAGTTCTACCGGGACAAGCTGGGCCTGGAACCGTCGGAAAGCATCGACAATGACAATCTGATGTACCGCTGCGGCAAGGGGACCGGCTTCCTGCTGTACCGCACGGACAATGCCGGCACAGCAAAGAACACGCAAATGGGCTGGGAAGTGGACAATATCGAACGCGAGATGGAGGAACTGCGTTCCCGCGGGGTCCAGTTCGAGGAATACGACTTCCCCGGCCTGAAAACGGAAAACGGTATTGCCACAGACAGTTGGGGAAAGGGTGCGTGGTTCCTGGACACCGAAGGGAACATCCTCAACCTTTCCCAGCGCGCATAG
- a CDS encoding HNH endonuclease family protein — MLKRHLTGITYTNSVPWKVQSGMLADPYTGTTISFVRVSGTSSKVQINHVVALSDAWQKDAQKLTTERRTAFANDPLNLQATDGPTNQKGRRRCRHLVATEQGVPVRVRGTPGDSEGVACER; from the coding sequence ATGCTCAAGCGCCACCTGACGGGAATCACGTACACGAACAGCGTTCCCTGGAAGGTGCAGTCCGGCATGCTCGCTGATCCCTACACGGGCACCACCATCAGCTTCGTGCGGGTGAGCGGAACCAGCAGCAAGGTCCAGATCAATCACGTTGTGGCGCTGAGCGATGCCTGGCAGAAGGACGCGCAAAAGCTGACGACGGAGCGGAGGACCGCCTTCGCCAACGACCCGCTGAACCTGCAGGCCACGGACGGCCCCACCAACCAGAAAGGGCGACGGCGATGCCGCCACCTGGTTGCCACCGAACAAGGGGTTCCGGTGCGAGTACGTGGCACGCCAGGCGACTCTGAGGGCGTGGCCTGCGAGCGTTAG